The Mixophyes fleayi isolate aMixFle1 chromosome 1, aMixFle1.hap1, whole genome shotgun sequence genome includes a region encoding these proteins:
- the LOC142104800 gene encoding claudin-24-like gives MAMAKRTYVQFGGTLLSLAGWILSCVTTYVPLWKNLNLDLNELENWTMGLWQTCVVQEEGGMQCKDFDSFLALSSELRISRILMCLSNGSGMLGLVISSLGLDCVKIGAGNQELKNRLLLLGGIMLWTSGLTALAPVSWVAYDTVQEFWDESIPEIVPRWEFGEALFMGWFGGFFLLLGGSLLASSYCFTPTDPTSMCYKPTKQHEQCLPVDSKYPDLTI, from the coding sequence ATGGCAATGGCCAAAAGAACTTACGTACAATTTGGAGGGACTTTGTTGTCTTTGGCAGGATGGATTCTGTCCTGTGTTACTACTTATGTGCCTCTATGGAAAAACTTAAATTTAGATTTAAATGAATTGGAAAACTGGACTATGGGACTGTGGCAGACTTGTGTTGTTCAAGAAGAAGGAGGAATGCAATGCAAGGACTTTGATTCTTTCTTGGCTCTGTCATCCGAGCTCAGGATTTCGAGGATTCTAATGTGCTTATCTAATGGCTCTGGGATGCTTGGTCTTGTCATTTCCAGCCTTGGTTTGGACTGTGTGAAAATTGGAGCAGGAAACCAGGAGCTAAAGAATCGTCTCTTACTTCTAGGAGGCATAATGCTTTGGACATCAGGATTAACTGCCTTAGCTCCAGTCTCCTGGGTGGCTTATGACACAGTTCAGGAATTTTGGGATGAGTCTATTCCAGAGATTGTCCCGAGATGGGAGTTTGGAGAAGCTCTCTTCATGGGCTGGTTTGGAGGTTTCTTTCTTCTCCTTGGTGGTTCTCTACTTGCTTCCTCCTATTGCTTTACACCTACTGACCCAACATCTATGTGTTACAAACCTACAAAACAGCATGAACAATGTCTACCTGTGGACTCCAAGTATCCAGATCTGACTATCTGA